The region TTTTCCTTCGATCTGGGTGGTGTCCCAGATGTCTTTTTTCTTTTTGCGCTTCAGGCTGGCCTTGAGGACTTTCTGCTGATCTTCCGGATAGATGAAAGAAACATATGGATTGTAGTCCTTGCGCCGGGAGACAAGCTTTAGATGGTAAACTCTGCGGTCGGTGGTGATTACGGCAGTTGTTACGAGTCCGGCATCAAGTGGCTTGATTATGATGTGGGTTGCTTCTCGGCCTGGTGTTCCGGATTGTCCTACAACGACCATCCAGCGCGCGGTGTCGCCGACAATTACATCATTGACGTTTTCACCGGGCTGAAGCTCCAGATCAGAAGTCATGAGCGGGGAACAGATGATGGTTGGCATGGTTGCGCCGAAGACGTAAACAACCTTGCCATTGCTCTGCATGACCGGATTAATTTTGCGGTTGATCCATTCTTTGGAAAGCTTGAGGGCTTCCCATTCTTTGCTATTAAGACGAACGTTTGTTTTAGAGATGTAGTCCGGCTGCGCTATTGCGGTCGTCAAATAAGACTGATTTTTTGCTACTTCAGCACTGTTTTTAGGTGGTG is a window of Maridesulfovibrio sp. DNA encoding:
- the trbG gene encoding P-type conjugative transfer protein TrbG, producing the protein MKYLIFTLFFVLIACSCWAASNQQQAGQQNSEQGLMNTVFAQPSPPKNSAEVAKNQSYLTTAIAQPDYISKTNVRLNSKEWEALKLSKEWINRKINPVMQSNGKVVYVFGATMPTIICSPLMTSDLELQPGENVNDVIVGDTARWMVVVGQSGTPGREATHIIIKPLDAGLVTTAVITTDRRVYHLKLVSRRKDYNPYVSFIYPEDQQKVLKASLKRKKKKDIWDTTQIEGKNVDLSALDFSYTISGDDASWKPMRVYNDGIRTFIQLPRTSTQTEIPVLLVEKAGQEAIVNYRVKGNAMIVDEIFEKAILVAGTGMDQAKVEITRIEVTK